TTAATGGGCATCGAAGGACGTTATGCAGCCCGCTACTGGCAGGCGATTGGGTCCCTGATACCGCCGGCATTGAACTGGCCAGGACGGGAAACAAGAGGTGCGAGCGATCCGTTTAATCAAGTACTCAATTACGGATATGGTGTTCTCTACGGTCAGGTTGAACATGCGATAGTACTGGCGGGTCTTGACCCCTATGCTGGCCTACTACATGCAGATCGTCCAGGAAAACCCAGTCTGGTCCTCGACCTGATCGAGGAATTCCGGCAAGCAGTTGTAGATCGGACACTCCTCGGGCAGATCACTCGTGGCTGGCAGATCGGGCGTGAGGAAGATGGGAGACTTGACCAGCCAACCCGTGAACGTATTGCCACTAAGGTCTTAGAGCGGCTTGAAACGACAGAGCCGTATGAAGGCAAACGTCAGCCACTACGTCATATTCTCCAGTGTCAGGCGCGACACATTGCGACGTATGTGCGGGGAGAGCGTGAATCTTACACCCCATTCATCATGGGATGGTAAGGAGGGCCGCGATGCAATGTCTTGTCATCTACGACATTCCCAATGATCGGGCAAGACAGCGAGTCGCTGATGCCTGCCTCGACTATGGCCTGCAACGAATTCAATATAGTGCTTTCGCCGGGAATCTCAGCCGGACCCATCAACGGGCACTATTCGGCGAAATAACCCGGCGGGTCAAAGGTCATACCGCAAACGTCCAACTTTTCGTCTTCGACAGCAAAACCTGGAGTGATCGGCGCATACTGGAGCAGCAATATGACGATGCCTGATCTTGATACGATTGAAGTCAGCGATATCAAACAGTGGCGTTACTGTCCGCGGGTTGTGTGGTACACCTACTGCCTGCCTGCCATTCGTCCAAAGACAGATTTAATGCGTCAGGGAGCTGCGAGTCACCGTGCTGAGGAAGACCGGGAAGAGCGGCGTTCACTTCGCACATATGGCCTGAAAACCGGAGAGCGTTTCTTCCACGTCTATCTACGGTCAGAGCGACTTGGCGTCAGAGGAATCCTCGACCTGGCAATTGCAGTACCCAACCGGTCAGACCCGGCAGCAAAAATAGTCGTGGTTGACTACAAAGATAGCGAGCAGGATGCCGGGCCGCACTTCAAACTTCAGGTAGGCGCCTACGCACTTCTCATAGAAGAGACGTGGGGTTTACCGGTAGAAACCGGATGGATATACCACATTCCATTACGGAAAGCGGAAAAAGTCCCAATCAGCCCCCAATTACGCAAAAACGTAATCGAAACGATTGCTGCGGTGCAAAAAGCCATTCGGACTGAAGCGCTACCACCGCCACCGTCGAGCCGGGCACTCTGCGTCAACTGCGAGTTTCGCCGCTTCTGCAACGACGTCGTATAGATCGACCCTGAGAATAGTCATATACGTAGTCGATTCGCAACTGAGTACCGAAAGCCGTCATCAACAGCGTATTGGTACTCAGTTGCTCTACGTCCAATGAGTAGATAACGCATCAGAGACAGATCGATGCACTTCGCAACCCGGACGAGATTCTGAACAAACCTGGAGTTGCGAACACAACCCCAAACAAACCCTTGCACAACCGGCCAGGACAGATATAATGAACGTATAGGAAGGCTCCAGAGATGCTTACAACGACCAACGAGAGTGATCACAGCGCATGGGTAGGAATAGAGAGGTTGGCTTTCAACAATTTCGGCTCACGGTAGAGCACTGAAACTGCCACCGGCCCCGGCCGGCGTAGGCGACGGAGTAGCTTTCAACAATTTCGGCTCACGGTAGAGCACTGAAACCGTTGACGTGGTCGTCGAGCTGGTTCCACGGGTGCGGGACTTTCAACAATTTCGGCTCACGGTAGAGCACTGAAACTGGAGCGATGACGCAGATGACGCAGGCGGCAGCGGCCTTTCAACAATTTCGGCTCACGGTAGAGCACTGAAACCGCGGCTAATTTCGCGCAACAAAATTGCGCGTGTTTGCTTTCAACAATTTCGGCTCACGGTAGAGCACTGAAACTGTAATGTTGTGTCCAGTTCGACCGACATACCAGCGCCTTTCAACAATTTCGGCTCACGGTAGAGCACTGAAACACGCAATCAGCCGCGATAGCTGGCTATGGTCGGCGGACTTTCAACAATTTCGGCTCACGGTAGAGCACTGAAACTGCGTTTGCTGGCACGCGCCGCACTTGATGGTCAGCCTTTCAACAATTTCGGCTCACGGTAGAGCACTGAAACCATACGGAGCCTGATCAAACCCATGCTCCGAATGTCTTTCAACAATTTC
This genomic window from Chloroflexus aurantiacus J-10-fl contains:
- the cas4 gene encoding CRISPR-associated protein Cas4, whose translation is MTMPDLDTIEVSDIKQWRYCPRVVWYTYCLPAIRPKTDLMRQGAASHRAEEDREERRSLRTYGLKTGERFFHVYLRSERLGVRGILDLAIAVPNRSDPAAKIVVVDYKDSEQDAGPHFKLQVGAYALLIEETWGLPVETGWIYHIPLRKAEKVPISPQLRKNVIETIAAVQKAIRTEALPPPPSSRALCVNCEFRRFCNDVV
- the cas1 gene encoding CRISPR-associated endonuclease Cas1; the encoded protein is MELIVDERGSFIGKHQGRLRVTKDNERQKEVPIMHLRQVIIAGGGIAISSDAIRACSEEGIPIHFISSNGTPQASLYSAGLTGTVLTRRAQLRAYDGPAGVALARAFTLGKLGNQANLLRYVAKNRKGTAPEIYELLMATAAEVVDYQIAVERLHGETVDDIRDALMGIEGRYAARYWQAIGSLIPPALNWPGRETRGASDPFNQVLNYGYGVLYGQVEHAIVLAGLDPYAGLLHADRPGKPSLVLDLIEEFRQAVVDRTLLGQITRGWQIGREEDGRLDQPTRERIATKVLERLETTEPYEGKRQPLRHILQCQARHIATYVRGERESYTPFIMGW
- the cas2 gene encoding CRISPR-associated endonuclease Cas2, producing the protein MQCLVIYDIPNDRARQRVADACLDYGLQRIQYSAFAGNLSRTHQRALFGEITRRVKGHTANVQLFVFDSKTWSDRRILEQQYDDA